One segment of Primulina tabacum isolate GXHZ01 chromosome 6, ASM2559414v2, whole genome shotgun sequence DNA contains the following:
- the LOC142548127 gene encoding GDSL esterase/lipase CPRD49-like gives MVGPTRPLFVLFGSSIVQLSFSTGGWGAILSDVYSRRADIISRGYYGWNSKRAVQVLDVVFPKNAAIQPSLVVVYFGGNDSMGPHESGLGPHVPLEEYVENMRKIAIHLKSLPQQPRLIFLSCPPVNEVKLRENLSPHVSEIVRTNELCRLYSEACIELCRELDMKVVDLWTAIQKREDWLNTCFTDGIHLSAEGSKVVAEQILKVLDEAEWEPSLRRDSLPVEFSEDSPYDHLVAKDGKTTINLSKYI, from the exons ATGGTGGGTCCGACGAGGCCATTGTTTGTGTTGTTTGGATCGTCGATAGTTCAGCTTAGCTTCAGCACCGGCGGTTGGGGTGCGATTCTCTCCGATGTTTACTCCCGTAGA GCTGACATAATTTCCAGAGGATACTATGGCTGGAATTCAAAACGGGCTGTCCAAGTACTTGATGTAGTTTTTCCCAAG AATGCTGCTATTCAGCCTTCATTGGTGGTTGTGTACTTTGGTGGAAATGATTCCATGGGGCCTCATGAATCTGGACTAGGGCCACATGTACcacttgaagaatatgttgaaAACATGAGAAAAATTGCCATTCATCTCAAG AGCCTTCCACAACAACCACGCTTAATCTTTCTCAGTTGCCCTCCAGTTAATGAGGTTAAACTTCGTGAGAACTTAAG TCCACATGTCAGTGAGATTGTGCGAACAAATGAGTTGTGCCGATTATACTCTGAAGCTTGTATCGAGCTGTGTAGGGAATTGGACATGAAGGTAGTTGATCTTTGGACTGCAATCCAGAAAAGAGAAGATTGGCTAAACACCTGCTTCAC GGATGGAATCCACTTGTCTGCGGAGGGAAGTAAGGTAGTAGCAGAACAAATACTCAAGGTGCTGGATGAAGCTGAGTGGGAGCCCAGTTTGAGAAGGGATTCCTTGCCCGTCGAATTTTCAGAAGATTCACCCTATGATCATCTTGTTGCTAAAGATGGAAAAACGACTATAAATCTCTCAAagtatatttaa